CTAATCCTGGATTAGACCAAAGAAACAAGTTTCATACATCATGCAACAAAAAGCATAGATAGACACTTGAAAACCACATTCTTCCTTCTCCACTCTTTGGTTGTACTACAAAAACTCCAGAAAATGGGTACTTACATGCACAAGGCACGGCACCACGCTTGCATGAAATGGTCCATATGAGGGGCCATGATGTCTGGACAGACCCAGCTAAGCCTCCCAAGAGTGATTGCACTATTTTCAATAAGTGACTTGTTCAACCCCTGTCgatgtgaagaaaagaaatctaTCCATTTAGCTGGAATCTAACACAATAACATGATACATCAGACCTTAAAAAACATTCACCTCTGGAGATTTTAGAATGGGAATCAAGCAAGTAACAACTGAGATCACCACAGGTTCGATTTCTTTGCCAATCTGGAAACAAAAAATCAGTCACATATGTGTACTAAGAGCACACAAGGAAACGAGCTCTGTGGTGGGCCAGTGCACAACAACTTATAAGTGACATGTACCAAGAGGAGACCCATGCCAAACTACTTTAACTTTAGCAGCTGTAAGGTATTTTGTGTCTTGAAAAAGAATTTAGTTCACCTGGGTTAAGCCAAAAGGTATAAAAGTACGCACTAACCTTGATTGCCAATTCACCAATAGCCCAACAAGCATTGTTAGCTACTGAGACAGCATCCTTCACGGATTGAGGGTTCTGCAGCAAAGTTATGTGTGAGGCATCAACATTATGATAATAACAACAACAAATAGACCACAGAATATGCTTACCAGTTGCTTAGCTGCAACAGTAAGGAATTCTTGAAGGCGTGGCTGCAAGTGTATTGGGCAAACCTAGTACAACAAAGACGGTTGAATATTTAATAAGGTAAAAGATTATATCGATATATGAACTATGGTGATTTGCAGTCAACCCTAGAAAGGTCTCCAAGAAGGGCAAGAGCACTTTGTCGAACATCAGCTGCCTCATCCATGCAGCATTGCAAAAGTAGATCTCTCAAATTGCTCTGTGCAACCTACAACAAAATAAAGTTGGCATATATATGTATCAAACTACTGCTGATTTTGCACTAATTTTTAAGTATCTAATAAGCAAACAGAGGACAATCAATATTCAGAATAATTATCCTTTAAAAGGTGATAGGATCATGGTCACACTTCATCTGGCCCTGAACCCAAACAGCACAACCATGCCGGGCCGCTGCACCACAACGCCAAGGAGACACAAGGAACTTTTTTCCATTTCTTGCTTAATGAGAGCAGATACAAGCCCATCCTTATATTGATGGGGTGCCATAACTTTAAGAAATTTATCTCTtaaattaaggaaataaaaaacaaCTTGATCAAAACTAATCTAATCTCTAATGTAACATACCCACACCTAGGCCAGCCTGGCCAGGTGTGAACAGTAACGTGCGGTACATTCACCTGAGCAGTACTGCGTGTGGACAGCATGCTGGCCCTAGCAAGGGAGCTTCAGTGCTGAGTGCACCTTCCTCCCGTCTATCACATGGGCCCTAATGGGCTGGACATGACAGATAGTATTCATTGGAACCCTTCTTCCCCATGAGGAATGTTTTTGAACAAATCAGACCATCAAAGATGGGTTTTCGTAATGAAGTTTTAATACAAGTGCAAAGAATGGAAGCCCAGTTAGAGATCTGCCTTTCTGCTCAGCTTAACCCTTTTGTATAGGGCTTTTATTTTGCCTTTTCATTTGCATGTATAGGCTGAGTACAGCTTGTCTTATCTTTACTACCTATATTTATATACATACCGCAGGAGTAGTTTCCCTTACTGTTTTCCTCTAAAAAAAGCATACCAAGTGTTGAACATAAATCTCAGAGTTGCATTCTGGTTTTCATCCTATCTCAATTACCTCACAGAGCAAAGCATCATGGACAAGCACCCGCACTTAATCTATTTGTGTTGGCTGTGCTGATTAATGTCATATAGAAGAGTGTGATGAGAGGTGGGACCTCAAGCAGGATTAAGTCACACATAACATTCATCCAAGCTACTTTCTACACAGACAATACTGTAACTTATTCATATGCCTAACACAGCTACCAAGTTAAATTGAGACCAACTGGTCAGTCTACCCAGCACACCTGGTAAAAACCCCTTGCAACAGATCTGATAATTTCTGTAAACAATACGATAGATATTGGGACAATCAACGTATCGTCTGACACTCATAAGTTCAAAGGGAATGAAgagatttatttgtatattacAAAAGCAGCAGCCAAAGAGAACTGAGTCTAGCCTCAGTTTTTTAGGATCCAGACCACTCAGGTCTGAGTGCTCACAATTCCTCCAGACCCGGGTAGGAACAGTATATGCATGCGTCTGTGGCTAGGCATCTAATCTAGTctagacatgtgctaggacccAACCATGTGGGTGTGCGAGTGGTGTGTTTGCATCTAAAATGTAGttggaaggggaaaaaaagagatcATATCCAAAGAGAAAAACTTACAAGACTTTCGATACCAGCACCAAGACCTTCCGCGAGTCCTGACAGTAGGTCCAATGAGCAAACAATGAATTCTCTATCATACAACGCACCAGCTGCAGTGGGATCAATCTGTACATTGCAAGAGATCCATAGAGTCATATAAGTGATCAGAACTTGTAGCTTATGCTTCTCATATTGTACTCAGACAGCATGTAACAACGGGGAAAAACAATCTCTGTGCTTATGAGTGACCAAAATATATCAAAACAGTTCATAGGAGACATAGCTACTGAGGTGAACATATAATTCCTTCCataaaccatgaaaatggccatGAAAACACATAAACGGTTTCACCAATTCTGTGAAACAGGTAGAACAATGTGTTTTGCATGATTGAATAATTTCTCTAACATGACATCAAGAGGTAAATTGAGCAGTCACTATTAATTGGCTAGTGTGGTTGTACAGTAAAACTGTGGTCGAAATGAAAACGAAAAAGAAAACATCATTTTTCAGGTCTCACAACAAACAAATAATTGTGACAGTGAACTTTGCAAACTTGAACACTTCGGTGGGATGAACAAATCGCAGAGCGTAACTCAAATATGTTAAATAAGATCTCCCAGATGGCAATAGCTATGCATTATAGAAGGCAAAGATTGGACAGACCTTTGCCAACTGTTGGGATTGGATAAGATTGATGCACCTTTGAAACACTGGTTCTGCAAACTGAGCAAATCCTGATCCCAATGCCTGAAAACATAAAATGTAAGGCGTATGTGAGCATCTTTGGAACAGTGTTGGCACTAGCTAGTGTTCTAATTATTCACATTCTTCTAGTTTGGCACCAAGATAGGCAACTAAAAGCAGATCCTATTCCAAATTGTTACAATCAAATTGAATCTTCAAGAACGCTAGAAAGACTATCAAAGTTTCATCAAAATGATTTATTTACAGTGCTAAAATTAAACCAAGAgtcaaaaagaaaattaaaacacCATAAGATAAGGTGTGTTCAGAACTACATAGATGATTTGCGCATATTGAAATAACAGTACCTGTGCAATAGATGTAAAGCATTCAAGGAGCGGAAATAGATCTTTGTCAGAATTTTGGAGTTGCTGCCACTTCATGATTAAAGGCGGCATAAATATATCTAGATATTTCGCCTGCATAGCATCTTAGAAGAATTAGTATCTTCACAAGGAGTCAACATACACGGGAATATGGTGGCAAGGAACGTGAGAGAACCAAATTAATTCATGATGATATAAGAAACCAGAGAAGAATTGGTGGAAAATGTTGGCACCTGATTTAGTTCTGCTCCAACAGCATCAGCAAGAGTACCAAGAGCATCATAGAGTATCCGGAGGTTTCGTCTCTGCTCAGATGCAACACATAAAACTAGAAATAAGAATATGAAAGCTGACATATAAGTGGTTGAGCAGTAACATTTACTGCATTCACAAAATAAGATTACTTAGATTTTGAATAACCTGGTATTTTCCATAGGCACACATGAGGTGCTGCAAAATTACTTCCAAGTGTGGTACTAATTCTTCTGCAGCTTCCTGCAAAACAGAAAGCCAATATGTACACATGAGGTGCTGCAAAGTTACTTGCACGCATAAAAGTGATTCTTATGCAACTTCCTGAAAACAGAAAGCATTCCAAGATATGCAAATAACCTCTTCAAGAGTTGCAAATGCCGAACAAGCAGCCTCTTGCACTCTTTTGTTAGTATCCAATATCCTTCTGAGCAATCCCAAGAGAATTTTATCGAATTGTTCACGCCCATTTGGATGATCAAGGCTCTGCATTGGAGAAAAGagcagttcaaaaaaaaaacacaagtgTATATATTAAAATGCAAAAACAACCCTTTCCGAAAGATGATGCATAAATGCCAACTCCACATTCCTAAAACATTAATTGAACAGAATGAGCTTCTGGTGAAACCCTACGATGGCAAGAATAAAAAGTGCCCTATTACCTGAACAATAAATTTGCTGTATCGAGACAGGGTCCAACATGTAATACTCCGTATAAGAGGAAATTTATCATCAAGAAGTGGGATCAGGAAGGCAACAATCTGCATTTTGATTAAGACATCTTACACAATGTACAACATATATAGCAAGCAAGACACATAAATATACAATAGAAGAATACAAAAATGCATATACTCCATAGTGACAGAGTAGGCAAAAAATCTAATAAAACTAACTGAGTATTAACAATACAAATGGATATTTTGAGTTAAGATTTATCTTGTTAACACTAAGATTGCAATGATAGCATGCTCCAGCAATAagaatttcaaaaattaaaactGCCACATATTGTAACAATTCTATAGGTATGTTCTCAAGGGCTCATAGCACAATCAAGCACTTAGTCTATATAACTGCCTTTTGAAACAAAATATAAGAAATGTTACACTTGCATTACATGATGGTATCAGGAAGATTTAGCATACAGTCAGCTACCACAATGAGATATTTACCATTCGTAccataaaagaaaaggtgattTGAGTAATAATCTTGCGGTACATATACCACAATTAACCATTGCTCATTAAAATTACCTGAGGAAGGTGGGGATATAAACCATCAATGCACCCCTCTGCTATAGCACCAAGAGATAAAACAGCAGTTTCCCTTTCTTTCCAAGAATCATCATCTGTTCGAGCCAAATTTTGCTGCAATTACAGAAATTGGTATACATTTAACCAAAAGATGCAAGGTTCTGAAGACAGATCATAACTGGTTTGCAGTAGCAATTACTTTTGCATTTTTTACAACCAGACAACTTTCAGGGGTGGTTTTTAGGGTCTTCCTGCCATGCTAGTTGATGATGCTAATAACAATTTTCAGTGACTATGGAGGGTTTTCACATTGCTTTTCAAGTAAACACAAAGCCTGAACAGTAGGGTTAAAAAGGAAATCACAAACCGCAATGCTTTTCCACAAGCCATGTAAAAAGTCAGTTTAGGCCCCATTTGAGTAATTTTTTCAACAAAAATCGCTATACTAAATTAACAGAGTACAAGTTACCTCAATCAAAGGCATTAAAGTTGGAAGGATGCTGTCACCAAACACATTAGAGAGGACATCCAGCCCAGCAGCACTACACTTCCGCAAGTTCCAGACATTtacagcatcatcatcatcctgttCAAATCACCaataatatttttcaaaatttaaattaATGAGGGTGCTAAAGGATGGCAATAGCAATAAAAATCAAATGGCTTAAAAGAGAGAAAATTCTAAACTCACATCGTCTTCTCCAGTTTCCGATCCATGCAATCGAGAGGCATGGAAGCGGGGCTTCAAATCCTGTTACACATTGTCCACATCTCATTCACATCAAGAAAATAAACAGCACATAAATGTTGAAAGCTTAAAGACTCAACTCAGTCAACCCCTATTAGCAGCACTGGCATATTACAAGACGCTCGCATTATTCTTTATAATGCTAGTGATAATtgacttccaaaaaaaaaagatctcaCAGCCACTCATGAAATGAGCCAAAGCTAGAATTGGATCACTCAATTCTGCTGGTACAGATGTAACCACTATGATGGATGGCCACAAATGGAGCCATTCATAAAAATAGGCCTTTATCAGTTACGAATATTGCTCAAAAAGATCATAACCAACCTGGTCCCTGTCTGGAAACGATTCATCTTCCTGAAAAAGAAATATATATGTATTTATCAGAATAAGCAATTGCCACTGATGACCCACTGATCAAACATGAAAGATATTAAAAAATTACCACACCTCAGCATCAGCAAGTGACTCGTCGTCATCAGCATATACCATGTTCGACAACAATGTCTACGgggggaaatgtgaaatgtaaGAAATTATATCCAGCTCCAAGGTACAGCTGCGCACTAATATTAATTAAGAGAGGCATATACCGGGATTAATTGTGGTAAGAATTCCCGTAAACCTTCAGGAGGCATGCTGACGTCACAGTACGCAGACCTGAAAAGTTTAACAGTTAGAATATTAATACAGAATCTAGAAAATATCAAAAGGCTTCTAATTCCTGACCACAAAATTAGTTACTCATACTTAGTTTTGAATTCAAACATGTTATTAATAAAATGTGAGCAAAAAAATAGTGAACTTCAACTTCAAGAGTTAGAAAAAACATATGATTAAATTGTGATAAGGGCATTGAAAGTAGAGATGGCTAGAATATTGTAGAGATGGCGCGCTCCCGGGCAGCAAGGGCCAGGGCGTCGCGGAGGTGGGCATTGGCGGCGTCGCGTTCCtgggctgccgcggccgccagcTGCTCGGCCTGGAGAGCGCGGGCGAGGGCAGCGGCGCGTTCCGCCTGGCGCGCAGCCTCCTGGGCggggcgctgcggcggcggcggcggcggcgctgggaaCGGGTCGAGCCAGCCATGGCGACGGGGCGCACGCTAGAAAAGCGGAAGCAGAATCGGGGTAGGAAcccggactcgtgataccatgaaagtaGAGATGGCTAGAATATTGTAGATTGATTATGGAGGTGCATAGCACGTACATATATATAGGCGAGGGTCCTAGGGTTAGGAGCCTCGCCCAATCTACAACCCTGGCGGCAGCCCCCTGGAGTCCTGGCGCCCTGCGCTTGGACTCCTGGTGCACCAGGTACCTGTTAGGGAGGCCAGCCGTATGGGCCTAGCTGGGCTGTAGCCCAAGTACACATACACATTCTAACAGGCATGACCATCACAGTAATACAACTCAGATTTCAGATAGTCAATGTCGAATCCTTGGTGCGTTCTATATTCCTTTTGTAAGGATTCCTAGGTGCACTCTTTGTGAAGCCATTAGTAAACTCGGTTACAGAAAACGTACCAGAATTCACAAGCCTCCAAAGCGACTTCGTCATCTGAATCTTTATTGGCTTGTAGGATCAATTCGGTAACATTTTTTAGATGTGGCTGCAGTTTCAATATCCAATGTCAGATCCGATATAATACTTCATGGGCTAAGATTTATTAGGTGAGAGCAGGAAACAAATCTAATAGACAGCAAACATAATGTACCTCCAAAATTGATGGCCGCACTTCAATGAGCTGAACCCAAGCTGAACAAACCTGCCAAAGAAACAGGGAGGATTATCAAGATGAGATGTGCAATTGAACAATCATGAATCATCATTAGCATTTGCGCTTGCAGACAAATCAGCTGGGATCCTAGAAAACAGACCCTATTGATTAAGCAATAGTAACATTTTGCATGCATTTCAATCTACTTTTGCATGCAAAATGTTACTATTGCTTAATCTTAAAAAATGTGTAAACATTATGTAACTGTTCTATGGCATTATCTTAAAAATGTTACTATGGCATCATGATAAGTAACTGTTCTCTAGTAAACATTATGGCGTGCTATTTTGCATACATTCTCTAGTAAACAAGTAGCGTGCCATAATGTGCAATTCTCTTACGAAAAAGTTGGCATCATGATAAGTAATGTCTACGGTGAATACCAGTTTCCGAACATCTGCTGAAGGGTCCTTTGCAAGGTTGAATAATCCCTGAAGATACTGATCCATGGACATATAAAGTGCCTGTGCGAATCCAAACAATCAGTCAAGAGCACTGAGAAAGATAAGCGGAAGATGGAGGCAAGACCCTTACCGATGGCATCACCACAATGTACTGGTTGATGCAGCCCAATGCTAGTTTTCTAAGACTTGCATGTGGAGACTgaaaaaactgaaaaaacaaACTGCATGTGTCAGCATGAAACCACGTAAACATTTTAAACCAGACTGTTCAAAGATTTGTATGCCACCACAGACGCATGCTTAGCTGAATCATTGGCAACTGGTGTACAACAACATTTAGAATATGACCATAAACAGCGCGGAACCGCAAGTGCCAATTGCGTAGGTAGGTAATGTTGGATATAGACCTGCAGTATCCTTGGCATGAATACATTGATCGGCCGTTCAGGCAAACCAGGAACATCGACATCAAGCTCTTCAGGTACATCCTCACAGATCTGTCATCAGAAAGCAAGATTATGAGCATACAGATTGTAAGATCCACTATAGCATGCTTCTTTACTGCATAGAACCTACAGTATGACCGAAGTGCAAATTACCTTGTATATGGCATCCATAGCACCTTCCATATGATCCAGGTCGTTACTGTCCAAACACTTGTGCAGGGCCTGAAACAACTCAATCCACCCAGCAACTCGAACAATTTGGAAAAGTACGCTGATCACTGTTCCAACCGTCGATCTAATTGCCCTATTGGTTGCCCCTATACATGGTAGCAGCTCAGCCTTAATGTACTGCTGGGATGGGGGTGGCATGGAACTGAAAGTCGTTCGCAGGTTGTTTTTCAGTAGAAGGCCTGCAGCCTGCCTAACTTCAACGGATTTCCCCTGGTACAAACAGTTTAACTAGATGTCAGCTATGCCGAAGAAAACACTAGCTGGACCTACCAGCGTAGTCATATAATGAGGGAATTTTGCTCCATAACTAAGTTTGACAATTTATGAACTATTTGCATGGCCACGTCTACATGATATtccaacataaaaaaaaattgaaaacgCATAAGCAGGGGAAAACACAAGGGAAGCACGCAATGCACAATATTCATCCCATGTTGAGTCCATGGTTAAATACCATACCATATGGTTTCTATTGTGGATAATTGCATAACATGTCCGCTTCGCCCAAGCACCTCTATGCAGTTATTTGAAGCTCATGGGAGCATCACCTAAGCCCTAGTTGAACCCCCGACAGCACTATATGACAGCTCAATTACCACCAAAGGACAGTGACATGAGCAGGCAGCCTTGCATGGAGACTGAAACTTTAGGTCGATTGCCAGCTAGCGAGCACAAATAGCGACCTAACGTCCGGTACCGTTTTCCACTGAAACATGGGGATATCAATATCATCAATTGTGGATTAGAACTAAGCGCATGCGATCCCAAGTCGCGACCCTGAAATCTATGGAGTCAAGTTAGAAGCTTGAACTCTCTAGTAGCATCGGAGAAAACCCTAGCCTTTACTGGCGGCATGGCGATCAGAAGAAGCGAGCGAGGGATTGGGCAGGGGACAGACAGGGGGAAGGAAGGGCGCACCTCTCCGcgggcgaggaggaagacgaggtaGTTGTTGAAGTCGGGGAACTGGCTGTAGTGCTGGAGCTGCTGCCAGATGCGAGCTTGGTCGGAGTTGGGGGAGATGTGCGCCTCGAGTAGGGTGCAGATCTCGCGGAGCCCCTGCTCCTGCGGCTGCcacagcgccggcgccgccatcgaCGATCACGACGAGGGGtgaggtggggtggggtggggtggggcggggcggcggcggcggcggcggcgactggggAGGAGACAGCCAGacaggagaggaggaaggaatcgGCGGAGGAGCTCAGAAAGTCGGAATCCAAAACTAGCGAAAAGCAGAGGGGTGGACGCGCAACACTAATCTGCTGCCCTTGgcttttatttgtttatttatttattttattactACTATCAAATATGCCGGTGTGTTGCAACAGGAGTCTCTATGTATCATCGGCGATACACCCTACACATATCCTCTCTTATCGGTAGTGGCGACTGCCGTAGTGTCTCGAAGATTATTATGGCTGCCTATTCATCTCATTCATTGTTAAGAGATTTTCCTTTTGCAATCTGCCGCTTCTTCGAACAAGGCGGTACTATATTTATTATTATTGTTATGCAAAAATTAGATATAACAGGTGTTTTCATTCACGGCaaagcttcttctttttttaccaCGTTTCACGATCAATGAATTGCCATTATATTATACAAGAAAAAAAGTATTATAGtcattgttcttttttttaaaaggatAGTCATTGTCCTTGCGATGGATAATCATATTTGTTGGTGGCACTACAGTATAATTAGACGACACACgcgtgcgtgtgcgtgtgtATAGAACAACTCTCAGGACAGGAAAGGGTAGTATCCGATCAGATCATCATGCATCATCTTTAATTCTTTATCATCAGTAGATGGAATGAAAACTCAACTCATCCATCTGCTACAGTAATTACTATTTCTGTACTGTATCCGATGGATCACTCGCTGCTGTTTTTACTGGAGTGGAGAGCTTGCTCGATCTGGCCTCCGAATGCAAGTCTGAAAAAGAGCCTGTCTCTGCTCTGCCTGAGGGTGAAATTACATTACATTACATTACAGGCGTAGTCAATTACAGACAGACAGGAAGGCAGACACGCAATTATTACTGAATGAAGCATTGATATGCTATGATGCACCTAATAATAATAGTCTCGTCTGATAAGTTAGGTAGGAGCTGATGTTCAGCAacactttcttttcttttattagtttcttccttccttcctttctttctttcttttttttgaaagaagagTTTCTTCATTTCTGAAATGAAACAATCTGATGATCAGCTTGGTTTTATATGCTGAAAGGGAGCAGTGAACGGCATGtttggaaggaaagaaaagggaaaaggaaagaagaaaaggcaGCAAGAGGAGAGCCTGCTTCATCAGCTTTTCGCCTTTTCCTCTGCTGCCTGCAAAGCAATGCAACCTGCACACCAGCATAGGCCTGCCTTTCTTTGGCCTATCACTCACTCTATATTAGGCAGGCTTGGTTTGCGGTGTATACTTGCCAGTACCACCAACAAGAACAAAAAGGCTCCATGGGTTGAGGTTGAGGAGCTAAAGCAGGCTCTCTTCCAAAAGCCCAAAACAGGCGTGCCCATAAACATGATGCATTGGCCATTGGCCTGACCAATGCCACCCAATACAAGAGACGGATATACACTCAAACAAACTTTATTGTTTCGCCCTACCAGGAGtacatacaaataaatattcTTCCTGTTACCTGTAATATGCAGTTATGCACACAAGCACAAGAAAACTGGCTActccaaaacaaaacaaaacaaaaaaacttCTATGCATACTTCTCTCACCTATGTTACACGCCTCAATGTATGCACAGATTGCGCCATCCCAGAACCTCAGCATCCCGGCAAGGACTGGGCTGACATCATGTCAGACAAACTGGCATCTGAATCGCCACAGTGTCTCAGGTAGGATTGCTGCAAGGACTGAGCTGATGATGCGCCTGCCGTCACATTTGCCTCCGACGACTCACCACCATGCCCCAGCTGGGACTGCTGTGGTGACTGAGGGACCATGGTAGACAGGCTTGGCCCTGATTCCCCACACCGCCTTAGGTATGATCCATGCTGGCTGGAGGCTCCAAGATAGTAGTAGCTCGAAGATCCATACAAAGAATTGGACATATAGGATGAACCAACATGTACGCTAGGTGATCCATGGCCAAACTGGGATACATGGGGCGATGAATACCTTATACTGATTGGTGGTGACAAGTGGCTGCCAACAAGGGAGTGTGTCGACGACAAATGTGAGATGCGAGGATGGGGAGATGACATGTTTGCAAGGTCGGCGTTGCTTCTGCTTGTACTGATGCCAGGAGAGTTTGTGTAAGATCTAAAGGGGTTGGGAGACTGGGGGGTACTAGAAACAGAGTAAGCGCGAGAAACCGAGTGCGACGAAGGACGCCGGCTTATTGGTCTGGGAGGGGATGCTGCCACACTCAACCGGGATGAAGATGACTGAGAAGGTAACCGAACAGCAGAAGAAAGTAACGGGGTGGCCTCTGTAGCAGCAAGTTCTGATACTCCACTACTTGCATCTTGCTTGCATACA
This sequence is a window from Setaria italica strain Yugu1 chromosome III, Setaria_italica_v2.0, whole genome shotgun sequence. Protein-coding genes within it:
- the LOC101754033 gene encoding transportin-1 produces the protein MAAPALWQPQEQGLREICTLLEAHISPNSDQARIWQQLQHYSQFPDFNNYLVFLLARGEGKSVEVRQAAGLLLKNNLRTTFSSMPPPSQQYIKAELLPCIGATNRAIRSTVGTVISVLFQIVRVAGWIELFQALHKCLDSNDLDHMEGAMDAIYKICEDVPEELDVDVPGLPERPINVFMPRILQFFQSPHASLRKLALGCINQYIVVMPSALYMSMDQYLQGLFNLAKDPSADVRKLVCSAWVQLIEVRPSILEPHLKNVTELILQANKDSDDEVALEACEFWSAYCDVSMPPEGLREFLPQLIPTLLSNMVYADDDESLADAEEDESFPDRDQDLKPRFHASRLHGSETGEDDDDDDAVNVWNLRKCSAAGLDVLSNVFGDSILPTLMPLIEQNLARTDDDSWKERETAVLSLGAIAEGCIDGLYPHLPQIVAFLIPLLDDKFPLIRSITCWTLSRYSKFIVQSLDHPNGREQFDKILLGLLRRILDTNKRVQEAACSAFATLEEEAAEELVPHLEVILQHLMCAYGKYQRRNLRILYDALGTLADAVGAELNQAKYLDIFMPPLIMKWQQLQNSDKDLFPLLECFTSIAQALGSGFAQFAEPVFQRCINLIQSQQLAKIDPTAAGALYDREFIVCSLDLLSGLAEGLGAGIESLVAQSNLRDLLLQCCMDEAADVRQSALALLGDLSRVCPIHLQPRLQEFLTVAAKQLNPQSVKDAVSVANNACWAIGELAIKIGKEIEPVVISVVTCLIPILKSPEGLNKSLIENSAITLGRLSWVCPDIMAPHMDHFMQAWCRALCMIRDDFEKEDAFHGLCAMVAANPSGAVGSLAYICQACASWTEIKSEGLHNEVCQILYGYKQLLGNGGWEQCMATLEPAVVQRLARYGV